A region from the Musa acuminata AAA Group cultivar baxijiao chromosome BXJ1-10, Cavendish_Baxijiao_AAA, whole genome shotgun sequence genome encodes:
- the LOC135595198 gene encoding probable xylan O-acetyltransferase 10, with the protein MKAPFPHRKRSFPSYLFTISFVIFVIFLYGEDFTCILSSPFLGSQHAEVHPRPRQQQLRQKQGLLREKDEAVAFAVGKTAEGCDVFEGEWVYDEVSRPQYAEEECPYIQPQLTCQAHGRPDAGYQHWRWQPHGCILPSFNATLTLEMLRGKRMLFVGDSLNRGQFVSMVCLLHRVIPENAKSMETFDSLTVFTAKDYNATIEFYWAPFLVESNSDNAVVHRITERIVRAGSIMKHARYWKGADIVVFNTYLWWMTGQKMKILRGSFDADPKNITEMVTEDAYRLALGRMMKWVEKHMDPHTARVFFATMSPSHESSKEWGGDPDGNCYNETTPIKDPTYWGSTSKSMMQVIGDVFGATKVPITLLNITQLSEYRKDAHTQIYKKQWSPLTPEQLANPRSYADCNHWCLPGLQDTWNELLYAKLFFP; encoded by the exons ATGAAGGCCCCGTTTCCCCACCGCAAACGCAGCTTCCCCTCCTACCTTTTCACCATCTCCTTCGTCATCTTTGTCATCTTCCTCTACGGCGAGGACTTCACATGCATCCTGAGCTCTCCGTTCCTGGGTTCCCAGCACGCGGAGGTTCATCCGAGGCCGCGGCAGCAACAGCTACGGCAGAAGCAAGGTCTGCTAAGAG AGAAGGATGAGGCGGTGGCGTTCGCGGTGGGGAAGACGGCGGAGGGGTGCGACGTCTTCGAGGGGGAGTGGGTGTACGACGAGGTGTCGAGGCCCCAGTACGCCGAGGAGGAGTGCCCCTACATCCAGCCCCAGCTCACGTGCCAGGCTCACGGCCGGCCCGACGCCGGCTACCAGCACTGGAGGTGGCAGCCGCACGGCTGCATTCTCCCCAG CTTTAATGCCACGCTGACACTGGAAATGCTCCGAGGCAAGCGGATGCTGTTCGTCGGCGATTCCTTGAACCGCGGCCAGTTCGTGTCGATGGTGTGCCTGCTGCACCGAGTCATCCCAGAGAACGCCAAGTCCATGGAAACGTTCGATTCCCTCACCGTCTTCACCGCTAAG GACTACAATGCAACTATCGAATTCTACTGGGCTCCGTTTTTGGTGGAATCCAATTCGGACAATGCCGTCGTTCACAGAATCACTGAGAGGATCGTTCGAGCAGGGTCCATCATGAAGCATGCTCGGTACTGGAAGGGAGCTGACATCGTCGTCTTCAACACCTATCTTTGGTGGATGACGGGCCAAAAGATGAAGATTCT GCGAGGGTCCTTCGACGCTGACCCCAAGAACATCACTGAGATGGTGACAGAGGACGCATACAGACTGGCGTTAGGGAGAATGATGAAATGGGTCGAGAAGCACATGGATCCTCACACAGCCAGAGTGTTCTTCGCCACCATGTCACCTTCTCATGAAAG TAGCAAGGAGTGGGGAGGTGACCCTGATGGGAACTGCTACAACGAGACGACACCGATCAAGGATCCGACATACTGGGGAAGCACCAGCAAGAGCATGATGCAGGTCATTGGAGACGTGTTCGGAGCCACTAAAGTGCCAATTACGCTGCTGAACATTACCCAGCTGTCGGAGTACCGCAAAGATGCTCACACACAGATCTACAAGAAGCAGTGGAGCCCGTTGACGCCGGAGCAGCTAGCGAACCCCAGAAGCTACGCAGATTGTAACCACTGGTGCTTGCCTGGCCTTCAGGACACTTGGAACGAGCTATTGTACGCCAAGCTCTTCTTCCCATAG